CTGGAATTGGCGCGGCAGGGGGCGGATATTCTGGACGTGGGCGGAGAATCCACCCGTCCTTATGCCGCTTCAGTGTCAGAGGCCGAAGAGCTGGAGAGAGTCATTCCGGTTATTCGCGGGTTGGCAGAAGCCGCCCCTCAGGCCGTGATCTCCATTGACACATACAAGGCCAAGGTTGCAGCCAGCGCATTGGAAGCCGGAGCCGATATTCTCAATGACGTTTCTGCTTTTCGTTTTGAGCCAAAACTCCTTGATGTCATTGCCGAATATAAACCGGGATATGTCCTCATGCACTCTCTTGGTCGTCCCGAAGATATGCAGGATGAACCTCGATATGATGACGTGGTTGGTGAACTGTTGTCTTTTTTCGAAGAACGGCTGACAATGCTGGAGAAGGTCGGATTACCCATGGATCGTGTGACCCTTGATCCCGGCATCGGTTTCGGTAAGACGTTGGAGCAAAATCTTTTGATTTTAAGAAATGTCGAGCGAATCATGGGGTTGGGTTTTCCTGTGTTTATGGGACTGTCCAACAAGTCACTGTGGCAGGGGCTTCTCGGGCTGGCTGTGGGGGAGAGGCAAAATGCGACCCAGGCGGCCACGGCAGTATTGGCGGCAAGGGGTGTGCCCATTCATCGTGTGCATGAGGTTGCGCTTGCACAGCAAACATTGACCATTGTTCGTGAATTAGCGTAGTCAAAGATATGTTTGAGCTTTTCGGAATTCAGATCACTTGGAGGGTCCTGCTCGATATAGGGCTGGTCGCCTTCATTTATTATAATCTCATTGTGCTCGTAAGGGGTACCAGAGCTGCTGCCGTTCTCTATGGAATGGTTGTCGTGCTGGTGATCTACTACGTGTCCGATCTGTTCAATTTGTATACTCTCAAAACTCTGCTCGGAGAGTTCCTGACATCCATATTTCTCATTGTGGTCATTTTGTTCAAGACGGACATTCGCAAGGCTCTCGCAAGCGTTGGTACCAAGCGATTCTGGACAAAATCCCAGGTTCGTGACGATACGTTGGAAAAATTGATTCGTGCTGTTATGAGCATGTCCGAAAGCAATACCGGCGCAATTATTGTTATTGAAAAGAATATGCCGCTTGGTGACATCATTGAGCGCGGTATCGAGTTGGATGCAAAGGTGAATACAGAGCTTCTTGAAACTATTTTTGTGCCTGAAACTCCCTTGCACGACGGAGCCGTTATAGTGCGTCGTGACAGGGTGGTTGCGGCTGCATGTATTTTGCCTTTGTCCAGCAAGTTGCGGGGGCAGCCCATGTACGGAACACGGCATCGGGCCGCACTCGGTATCAGCGAAGGCTCCGATGCCATCACCGTAGTTGTTTCTGAGGAGCGCGGTGAAGTCTCGGTGGCCATGAACGGACGCCTGACGACCAGTCTGGATGAAGTCCGCCTGATGCGTGTGCTCAGGAATGCACTGGGACGATAATATGAGAAATTGGCAGACAGCGATATTAGCTTTGGCTTTGGCCGTTTTTACCTGGTTTCTGGTAACAGGTCGCGAGGTCGTGGAGTCATGGGTAGATATGCCGGTTGTCATGACCAACCCTCCTGAAGGGCTCATCATTGAAGACGGACTTGTGGACAAAATCCAAGTGCGTCTTCGCGGCCCCAAAGGGTTGGTTGGTAACCTTGCAACGGAAAATCTACCATATCATGTTGATGTCAGTAATCTGAAGATAGGTATCCAGGTCGTGGACATCGATGCGTCCAACATTCCTCTGCCAAGCACATATGAAATCATTGAGGTCAAACCGAATCGTTTGAAGCTTACAGTTGATCGCCGGGTTTCAAAGGAAATCGAAGTCGAAGCAGCTTGGGCCGGAGACCTGAATCCTGATTACACTTTGCAGGAGATTACCGCAGTTCCCACTCGTGTTGTCGTACGCGGACCTGAAACCGTGCTGCGTAAAATATCCAAGGCTCGCGCAGTCATGAAGGAAGATTTTCCTGAGGATGTTCCAACCTCCTGGGCTGAAGATGTCGGGCTTGAGCTTGCGCCGGAGATAGAAGCGTCTCCTGGCCAGGTTCGGGTAGAAGCCTTCTTTGCGCCTCAGACTCGTCAAATATGGGTTAAAGTCCCGCTTGAAGTACACGCTCCAGAGGGATACAAGGCATCGGTCTCGCAGAAATTCGTACGCCTGTTGATCGAAGGGCCGATCTATCTCTTCCGTGACAATGAATATCGTAAGGATGTTGGAGTCAGTCTTCTGTTTGCAAGTGAAATGACACCTGGCAAATATGATCTGGACTATGACGTCATTCTTCCTGACGGGTGCCGGTTGGAAAAGAAGAATCCGGAAACCGTAACAACTCTTTTGAAAAAGCAATAGATCGTCTTAATGACGTTATTTTGGAGTAATCCATGAAGCAGAGGCTTTTCGGTACTGACGGCCTACGCGGGCAGGGAAACATATTCCCCATGACACCGGAAATCGCGCTCAGGCTTGGCCTGGCGGCCGGTCAGTATTTTCGCAATGGACATAAACATCATCGCGTGGTTATCGGCAAGGACACCCGCCTTTCCGGGTATGTTTTCGAGACTGCGCTGACGAGTGGGCTGTGTGCCAACGGTATGGATGTGTTTTTGGTCGGTCCTATGCCGACGCCAGCCATTTCCTTTTTGACACGGAACATGCGTGCGGACCTCGGTGTCGTTATTTCCGCCTCACACAATCCGTTTATGGACAATGGCATCAAGTTCTTTGATCATAACGGTTTCAAACTTCCTGATGAGGTGGAAGACGAGATCAGTGAATTGGTCTTAAATCCTGACACAAAGTGGGATTACCCTGCCGCCGAAGACGTTGGCCGTGCACATCGTATCACTGATGCACCTGGCCGTTACATTGTGTATTTGAAGAATAGTTTTTCGCAGAGCCTTACTTTGGACGGCCTCAAGATCGTTCTTGATTGTGCCCATGGTGCGGCCTATGGCGTTGCTCCAAAGGTGCTTGAGGAGCTGGGAGCCGAAGTTGTCAGAATCGGTGTTGAACCCGACGGGTTGAACATCAACCAGAAGTGCGGTTCGCTTTACCCGGAAGTGATTTCCAGTGTCGTTATTGAAGAAAAAGCCGACATCGGTATTGCTTTGGATGGTGACGCTGACCGGCTTATCGTATGTGATGAGAATGGTCGTATTCTGGATGGTGACCAGATTATGGCTCTCTCCGCCTTGGAACTTCTGGAGAAGGGCAAACTCCCCAAGAACATGCTTGTGGCGACGGTCATGAGCAACATGGCTCTTGAGCTGTTCATGAAGGACCATGGAGGGACGTTGCTACGGACAGACGTGGGGGATCGGTACGTGGTTGAGGCCATGCGCCGCGAAGGGGCTATACTTGGTGGCGAACAATCAGGGCATCTCATTTACATGGACCATTCCACGACCGGAGACGGTCTGCTGGCTGCGTTGCAGTTGTTGCGCCTCATGCGGGAAAAAGACAGGCCGCTCTCGGAATTGGCCGGTTTGATAGAACCTTTTCCACAGGTTCTCAGGAATGTGCATGTGAAACGAAAAATTCCGTTTGGTGATGCTCCTGAGGTGCAGAAAGCCGTGGGTAAAGTCGAGGCTGCTCTGAAAGGCAAGGGTCGTGTTTTGTTACGCTATTCCGGTACAGAGGCTGTGTGTCGTGTCATGGTTGAAGGACCGGACGGAGACAAGGTTGAGCTGTACGCAGCCGACATTGTTGAAGTCTGCGAAAAGCATTTGAAATAAGAGATTTTTTTAAGGGAGGTCCAATGGAAATCAAAAAAGTCATTATCCCTGTCGCTGGTTGGGGTACTCGCTCACTTCCGGCCACTAAGAATGTCCCTAAAGAAATGCTGCCCATTTTCCGCAAGCCCATTGTGCAATACATCGTGGAGGAAGGCATCGATGCGGGGCTGACCGATGTGGTGTTTATCACCAACCAGAACAAGACCATCATTGAAGACCATTTTGACCGGAACTTTTTGCTTGAGCAATTGTTGGAACGGGCTGGGAAGACCAAGCTGCTTGAGGAAGTCAGACGTGTCGCCTCTTTGGTCAATGTTATCGGTGTACGGCAAAAAGAACAGCTCGGCCTGGGACATGCTGTCCTTTCGGCCCGTGAAATTTGCAAGAATGAAGCCTTTGCCGTCATGCTTGGTGATGATCTCATGTTTGGCGTGAACACTGGAATCGGTGAATTGCTCCGTGCGGCCAAGGCCACAGGCAAAGCTGTGGTCGGTGTTATCGAAGTACCTGAAGAGAAGGTTAGTCGGTACGGTGTCATCAAAGGTGAAGAGTTGGGAAATGGTACGTATCGTGTGACCAGTCTGGTGGAAAAGCCTCCCAAGGAAGAGGCTCCGTCCAACCTGGCGATTATCGGGCGATATGTGCTGCTACCAGAGATATTTGATATCCTTGAAGGCCAGAAAGCCGGTGTTGGCGGTGAGATTCAATTGACTGACGCATTGCAGGGATTGGCGGATCAGGACAAGCTTATAGCTGTCAAACTCGGTGGTCAGCGTTTCGATGCTGGTGACTGGGTGGAATACCTGACCGCAAATATTTATTTTGCTCTTCATGACGAAGAACTGCGGGATGATCTCGTGAAACGGCTGTTGGAACTGCTGCCCTGTGGCGGGAAAGGTGCATGATGAAGCCTTGGTGTGTCATAGGAGTGATTCTCCTCGTCGTGTTTGCCGCACTGCCGGCGACTGCGTTTACTCCTGACGATGAGGAGTTGACTGGGGCTTTGAAGAAACACTTCGGCCCTCTTCGGTCCTGGGAAGCGAAGATGACTTTTCCTGAGCATTCTGGCGTGGAAGTCCATGTGTGGTATTCCCGTGGGAAATGGCGTCAGGAATGGCAGGCCGGTGATACTGCCGCGGCTGTTGGACTCAATGGAAATATGACTACTGCATGTACTCCTGGGTCGTTTGCGTTATCGCCGTTGTTCGTCTGGATGCCGCCGAATCCGTTGGAGACCTGGAAGCAGTGGGGCGTGGCTGTGGATGTTCGCAACTATGGTTTTTGTAGCGAGCAGCCGTGTTTCATGCTGGGAGCGGAACCCGGTGATGATGCGAGTCCGGCGGTCCGGCTCAACAACGAGGATCTGACGCCACTTTTGGTGCGTTATGTGACTGGTGCAGGGTTGACCTCTGTGGAATTTCTCGATCACAAGACCGTGGCTGGATACAGTGTTCCGCAAAAGATTGTCGTCATTGTGGCCGGAACGTCTCTTGAAGTCGCTGTCAAATGGATTGCAATCAATGGTGCGGATAGTGAAGACATCTACGTCAAAGAG
The genomic region above belongs to uncultured Pseudodesulfovibrio sp. and contains:
- a CDS encoding CdaR family protein, which gives rise to MRNWQTAILALALAVFTWFLVTGREVVESWVDMPVVMTNPPEGLIIEDGLVDKIQVRLRGPKGLVGNLATENLPYHVDVSNLKIGIQVVDIDASNIPLPSTYEIIEVKPNRLKLTVDRRVSKEIEVEAAWAGDLNPDYTLQEITAVPTRVVVRGPETVLRKISKARAVMKEDFPEDVPTSWAEDVGLELAPEIEASPGQVRVEAFFAPQTRQIWVKVPLEVHAPEGYKASVSQKFVRLLIEGPIYLFRDNEYRKDVGVSLLFASEMTPGKYDLDYDVILPDGCRLEKKNPETVTTLLKKQ
- the folP gene encoding dihydropteroate synthase, producing MIDTTWTLKGGRVLGPAPFFIAGIVNVTPDSFYDGGTHSDAHSGVVHGLELARQGADILDVGGESTRPYAASVSEAEELERVIPVIRGLAEAAPQAVISIDTYKAKVAASALEAGADILNDVSAFRFEPKLLDVIAEYKPGYVLMHSLGRPEDMQDEPRYDDVVGELLSFFEERLTMLEKVGLPMDRVTLDPGIGFGKTLEQNLLILRNVERIMGLGFPVFMGLSNKSLWQGLLGLAVGERQNATQAATAVLAARGVPIHRVHEVALAQQTLTIVRELA
- the glmM gene encoding phosphoglucosamine mutase, which produces MKQRLFGTDGLRGQGNIFPMTPEIALRLGLAAGQYFRNGHKHHRVVIGKDTRLSGYVFETALTSGLCANGMDVFLVGPMPTPAISFLTRNMRADLGVVISASHNPFMDNGIKFFDHNGFKLPDEVEDEISELVLNPDTKWDYPAAEDVGRAHRITDAPGRYIVYLKNSFSQSLTLDGLKIVLDCAHGAAYGVAPKVLEELGAEVVRIGVEPDGLNINQKCGSLYPEVISSVVIEEKADIGIALDGDADRLIVCDENGRILDGDQIMALSALELLEKGKLPKNMLVATVMSNMALELFMKDHGGTLLRTDVGDRYVVEAMRREGAILGGEQSGHLIYMDHSTTGDGLLAALQLLRLMREKDRPLSELAGLIEPFPQVLRNVHVKRKIPFGDAPEVQKAVGKVEAALKGKGRVLLRYSGTEAVCRVMVEGPDGDKVELYAADIVEVCEKHLK
- the cdaA gene encoding diadenylate cyclase CdaA translates to MFELFGIQITWRVLLDIGLVAFIYYNLIVLVRGTRAAAVLYGMVVVLVIYYVSDLFNLYTLKTLLGEFLTSIFLIVVILFKTDIRKALASVGTKRFWTKSQVRDDTLEKLIRAVMSMSESNTGAIIVIEKNMPLGDIIERGIELDAKVNTELLETIFVPETPLHDGAVIVRRDRVVAAACILPLSSKLRGQPMYGTRHRAALGISEGSDAITVVVSEERGEVSVAMNGRLTTSLDEVRLMRVLRNALGR
- the galU gene encoding UTP--glucose-1-phosphate uridylyltransferase GalU encodes the protein MEIKKVIIPVAGWGTRSLPATKNVPKEMLPIFRKPIVQYIVEEGIDAGLTDVVFITNQNKTIIEDHFDRNFLLEQLLERAGKTKLLEEVRRVASLVNVIGVRQKEQLGLGHAVLSAREICKNEAFAVMLGDDLMFGVNTGIGELLRAAKATGKAVVGVIEVPEEKVSRYGVIKGEELGNGTYRVTSLVEKPPKEEAPSNLAIIGRYVLLPEIFDILEGQKAGVGGEIQLTDALQGLADQDKLIAVKLGGQRFDAGDWVEYLTANIYFALHDEELRDDLVKRLLELLPCGGKGA